The sequence GACTGAACTAGAAATATTAATCACACAGTAAATGTTCAATGCCGAATTTGAAAGTTATAACATTTTGATAGCAGTTGTCGGCAAGAGACATGTCGCATAGAATATCGTAAAGTTTTTACTCACTGTAATTGTACTGAATTCGAACACATTTGTTCAGCAGCTGATAAGGATTCGACGAGATGGCTTGCTGATACCAGACGCCTCCTAACTGAAAATAAAGTTATGAGATATGAATAAGaagaaaagttctctctctctctctctctctctctctctctctctctctctctctctctctctctctctctctctcgtgtacaaaAAAATACCAGTTGACTTGACCAAGCAAACAATTCTCATCCTACTTACGCTGGCGTGCTTGGGCAGCTGTTGTTCCCAAAGACTCTGTTCGTCCACCGCCGGACAATTCCCTTTGGTGACGAAGTCCGGGATATCATCCGCTATCACGGCCGCCGCAACCGCCAGCAGGAGGACCTTTGAGAACATCTTCCTCTGACGAATATCAGCTGCGATATAAGGTGAGGGAAGCCTATCGATCTCTTAAATAGCCATCTGGGTCTCTTCATGTCGAGCAGATtggagtatctttttttttttctttttcatttgtttttatgatTAGAGTATGAAATTTCTctccaaaaacattaaaaaattccaATAGAATTACTTTTACGCTAGAGTTattagaaatataataaataaaaaagatgatgGAATATGCCAAAAACTCCCCTTACTTGAAGCTCCGCCCATTTGTGAAATCCATGTCACGCCATCACCGAGTATAAATGAGAGTCAGTCAAGACGTTTGTGGTCAGTCTACCGAGACGTCAAGTCAGCTAGCATAGAAGATGGCTCGCTTCTTCCTCTTAGTCCTTGGGATCGTAGCGTCTGTCCTCTCCGAGGAGACCCCAGATATTCCTAAATTCCTAACGAGGGGAAACTGCGCCAAAGTCGGCTACTTCCCAAAATTTGATTTAAAAAGGGTAAGGATGTTATTATTTTTCGTGTTAACTTATGGTCGTCAACATTACCTTTTATTCATAATTTGCAACATTAAACTTGGTACTTAGAACATAAATTATAGAGTGCATCTAAGTACTATTGATGTTACATATGAGAGATGTCCGGTATTACTTGTAGTTTTGAATGCAAAAGTGCCACACCGTcagttgcagttttttttttctttttttttccctttcaatgGTTTTGCAGTCAACCTACTTAAATATTGTGACGAATCATAGCTTCTATGTTAGTGCTTTTTATATTAGTAGGTATAATTTATCTTGTCGAGGGTGTCAACTAACCCGCTTACAtctttttaaaaaatatgaatttcacacacattcacgtacacacacatacacactcacacaaacacatacacacacacacacacatacacacacacacacacacacacatatatatatatatatatatatatatatatatatatatataaatatatatatatatatatatatatatatatatatgtacatatatatatatatatatatatatatatatatatatatatatatatatatatatatatatgtacatatatatatatatatatatatatatatattttccccaaatGCATATGATGAGAAAAAGGTTTGCAAAAAACATTTGCAAATTTCAGTACAGTGGACGGTGGTACCAGACTGACGTCATCGAGATTCCTTACCAGCCTTACACCAAATGCATCAATTCCTTCTACGAATACTCTGAACCCAAGTACGGATACAACGTCAGGACAGCAGGACTCACTCCTGAGGGAGAGCACCTGAAGATGGAAGGAAAGATCTACCCTACAGAAAGGTTCCCAGCAAGTCACATGTTGATCGATTTCCCAACAAGTGAGGCTTAGTTTCCGCCTTCTCAGTTTgaggaaaattaattttatcataatactgtacatatataggtgTAATAGCTAATCTGGATATCAACTATATTGTgtaagttttatttctttataactattttaatgtttatgaagcctattta comes from Palaemon carinicauda isolate YSFRI2023 chromosome 3, ASM3689809v2, whole genome shotgun sequence and encodes:
- the LOC137638142 gene encoding crustacyanin-A2 subunit-like; amino-acid sequence: MARFFLLVLGIVASVLSEETPDIPKFLTRGNCAKVGYFPKFDLKRYSGRWYQTDVIEIPYQPYTKCINSFYEYSEPKYGYNVRTAGLTPEGEHLKMEGKIYPTERFPASHMLIDFPTIMGNPYEIIDTDYDTYSCVYSCVNWNSYKTEFAFVFSRTPENNGPATAKCKKVFNESGIDFSKFVPVPHTEECVYRA